The genomic stretch ATTCAGGTTCATGTGCATATAAAGGCAGGTAGCCCAAAACTTTTGGCATTATagtgtttatactgtatatataatggtttcagcagtaacaccATAAACAAACAACTTTCATGGGACAAAcgtaacttccagtaaactTAAGCAAAGAATCAATACCAAtagagtccttttagagtagtttatttctaatAACAAGCTTAATAAATAACTTGAAGTTGTCTCCCCTCgtttttatacaggtttgtaacaaaatgagagtgagtaaataaagacaaaatattcatttttgattgaactatccctttaaagacatTCTGTGTCTGTTAATAAACAATCATGTCTGAGGTGGCATCCTGGCCATTAGATGGAGCCAGAGCTCCTCATGATGCATTGCAACCACATCTAAAGAATAAGGAGAGGAACACAGTGGTGTCAGTGGCTTCTGTTAGATCACAGAAACGTTTGGTAAAAGGGCTTTTTGTGTTTCACCGattttcaaaactgtttatAATCTACAGCTAGTTAAATAGTTTGGAAGCAACATCATAGCTGATCTGTTATCTTTATGGATTATGGTCTTGTTTTTGTTCACCTTGACTCTGCTGTGAAACCATGGCTACCACCTCACCATCTACTGTGAAAGACTGTTATCTTTGCTCTTCTGCTTTAAAAGACCCGGTTGTTTTAAGATGCTGTCACAGTTTGTGTAAAAGCTGCTTACAGAGCTACTGGGAGTTAAACAAGACTCTGGGTTGCCCTGTTTGTTTGAGGGAGACTCACTGTTCTGTGCTTCTGCACCATTTGAGTCGTTCTCACTTCTCAGATGACAGCAAAATCAAACCAAATGCGAGGAAAGCAGAAAGTAAGAGGGTAAGTGCATTGCACTTTCACTAAAGAGGAAAATGCATGGTTCTTAAATTACTAGCAAGTGCAGGGAGACAAGTACTGCAGCAaggaaaatataataaataccAAAGGTCTGAAAGCAGACTTATTCTGTCTGAAAAGCATCACTTCATGATCATCACAGGATCCAGTGGAGAAAGATCTATCAAAGATAATGAAGACTGAAGGCAGCATCAAGACAGAAGAGGACATTAGTACTGTGGTCCAGATGGTGATTAAATATGAATCAGTGGAAAAAATTCAACATGGACATAAAATGAAGGACATCACCTGTCTAAAGGTAAGATGCTGTACCTttcaaacctaaaaaaaatgtgACTATCATAAACATCAAACATTACTTTTTCATTAGCAAAGAgcatctttttttaaacatgtttgttgtttatttgtttcaGAGGGAGCAGTCAAGTGAAACCAGGTAAGTGGTAGTTTTCTTttaacacttttattttttctttgtctctcCTTACTAcataaacactttaaaataagaaaTGTGAAAGCCAACTGCCAGCTTTGACCATCTTATGTAGGattatgctgggtacacaccaaaagatttttaacatcttatacgattttcaaaatgtaataGACCATAAATGAGCgtaaaaaaatcctagatttaaccATTTTCCAccatgatgtgtcaaatatagcacaccacacacaaacagattttaaaCCTGTTTCTGACTCTCGAatgtgaacacaggaaatctcgcAAGACTTTAGAATAAGCATGGCGGACGATATGCAGGAAGAAAATTCAATGATGGTGtttggaatgattttcacagaaaattcaagggataaaaagaaaagggtttgggtgaagTCGTGGAGACAGCGGGAACATGGTCTGTAGAAGTTTACTTTGCATCAacttcactttgtactgcaccATGACTGCTTCCATCATCTcactttctgattggatattgtttcgtttcacgtgataatctcaAGAGGGTGCGCGTGTTTGTTCTCGGGGTTCCCCAcacacatcaggatttctgattgtaaatattaaacattcaCAATTGGGGCGGCTCCAACGTTCTTCCGATCAGGTCGGGACACTCTTAAACCTCACACCAAGTGAAAATctgataaaataatctgtagaactatcaagataatcgggacatagctaggattgtAGAAATTGGCCGaaaatcagcccgattatcttttggtgtgtacccagcattagtTTAGCTGTCATAGAATCAGCTTTCTTCAAAACCTTTGATTTGTGCCTTTAGGGACAAGGAAGAGGAAGATACAGATGTGATGCTTCATGACATAATTCCTTCAACCAGTTCCATGCAAATGGGACAAATCAAATCTGAAGTGAAACCTCATCTACCATCCACAACTACTCCCAAGTCATTGAGATCCAACCTGTGTACAAAATGTTGCAAGAGCTTCAAAAGAAAATCTGACCTCAGAGTCCACGAGAAGGTGCACGCCTTAAAAAAGCCGCACCAGTGCCCCACCTGTGGAAGTAGTTACGTTGATAAACATGAGCTCACTTTACACATGCGTTTGCACACAGGTGAGAAGCTGTTTAACTGCTCTTACTGCAACAAAAAGTTCATCAGGAAGAGCGCTTTAGGGTATCACCTAAGGGGCCACACAGGGGAAAAGCCATTCTGTTGTTCTCAATGTGGGAAAGGTTTTTCTCGTAGAAGTAGCCTAAAAACTCACCTGCGGTTGCATGGTGGAAATCTGCCTCATCAGTGTGATCATTGCGGGAAGCTTTTCAACACTGCAGCTGCTATGAGAAACCACAAGGTGACCCACACCGGCGAGAAGCCTTTTTCATGTCCACAATGTGACAAAAAGTTTACCCTAAAGGTTGAGCTGGAAACTCACCTGAATAGCCATTCGGGGATCAAACCTTTCAGCTGTTCAGTGTGTGGGAAGAGTTTCCTGAGGAAGCATGAACGTAACACTCATCTGCTTATTCACAAGGACAACCGCCCCTTTCACTGCACAGACTGTGAGCGAACCTTCAAAAGGATGACCCATCTTACATCACATATGAAAATCCACAGCTCTGACACCCCTTACAAGTGCACCTACTGCAGCAAATCTTTCAAGCATCCCAACAGCTTAAAACTGCACGAGCGtattcacaccggagagaagCCTTACACCTGTGAGCAGTGTGGCAAAAGATTTCATTCATCAGGAGATTGCACCAAACACCAGCTGGTACACTCTGAGGAAAAACGATATAAGTGCTCAAAATGTGATAAGAGGTTTCGCTATAGGAGTAGCATGACGATCCACCAGGTCACGCACTCTGAGGACAAACCTTTTTACTGCGAGAACTGCGGCAAGTGCTTTGCCAGGCTTGCAAACCTTAAACTTCACAAGCTGATCCACACCGATGAAAGACGTCACAAGTGTTCTCTATGCGGTCTGGGCTTCAATACCTCATCTACTCTTAAGAGCCACCAATTAACTCACTCTAGTAAGTTCCCCATACATTGTAGCACCTGCGGCAAAACCTTCACCCGGCAAGACACCTACAAGAACCATCAAGACATTCATGCGGGAATCAAAGTCCACAAATGCTCCGAGTGTGGAAAATGCCTAAGCTCGGAAAGTAGCTTGAAGGTGCACATGCAGCAACACTCGGAAAAGAAAATGTACCACTGCACCGAGTGCGAGAAGAGTTTCACCTCCGTGTCCTATATGCTGAAGCACCAGAAGATGGCACACACTGATGAGAAGCCATACGTCTGCAGCAAATGTGGAGACTGCTTTAACACCCAAGGGAAGCTGGTTACTCACCAACAGCAACATTCGGGAATGACAGAGCATGTGTGCTCCCATTGCGGGAAGATGTTTGGATCTAGGGGGACGCTCGGGCGACATGAGAAGATTCATTCTGAGCACAGACCTCATAAATGCTCTGAATGTGGGAAAGGATTTATCAGGATTGACCATCTAAAACTACATCAAAGAATACATAGTGGAAGTGaacagtaaaaatgacttttttgtttggtttgttagacatatatattttttgttatagTTAAGTGAAGGGTACTTACTACTAAATTGATGTGGGATTTGCTTTAGTACACATTGTAGTGTTTTTTCCTGTTGAATTATCTCCAGATAAAGACTTTTactccactagatggcagtctGCACTTTAAGTATAACCATATTGAATGTGTTTGAAACCCAGGATTGTAGAGACTTTGCAAAATCATGAAAATATAAAGCACATTAAGTACGCTGattaaagctaaaaaaaaaaaacttttgttttgttaaaaaatgaAGATTATTGTTATTGTGTTCTGTTATTAAAGCAGTTACATGCTACTGTGAGACATGTTTACTCCTGACATTTTTTCCTGTCATACCTAAAGAATGTTTAGTACACTTTTAAAATGACAATCCATTTGCGCTGCCACTTTGGTTTTCAAAATCTACAGTGGTGTCCAAAATTATTAGAACACCTTAAGATCTGAAAACATTGACCTTTTTGTCCTTCAAAACATGATTTCTATTTCGAAAAGGTAAACATCAGATAAAGTGGGGCCAGTAAGGAAAATTACCTATATCTCCTTATGATGGCATTGTTCtgttagcctggctccgccctcctacgtgcttccgcttaattttcatttcgcttcagcagtacgtctcggatggctctatagagtttagttttctcctgcaaaaatctgcaggaccaatcagcgaacagatgggggtggctaagaacgatgacgttgaggtcgtgcgtcagtttgatttgtagttcagtaatggcagcggagaaagacgtgagaaaagctattcggtccgttgttgcaaaactgccgaatatacagaagttaaagccggagcaagaaccaggtttgctaagttttgtttgtctgattattctgacttgttgtttccggtgcatgatatacgtcacgaccacacgttagcgattggctttggcagatcctgagtgactctgggcagatccaatagttttaaacttcaacaatggaccctccttaacggaagtaacgctttgcaatggagcgtggccagactctctgtacaaatgaaattaatgtacgagagtctggttggaccaggctattGTTCTGTGGTTTATAGAGCATAATAGTGACACACTTGAGCCACAGCccctaacacattcacaagcctCCATTCAGGTTGCAGCGTGTAGTGGTATTTGAAacataggccctgtcccaaatggcacactctggacttacttcctcagagtccacactttgatgacattaTGTAGGGAAGACATTAGGTACCCGTGCCGCGAGTCCACGAGGGTGTACCGAAGTcttgtcccaaatggcacacgcCGGACTTAtggacttcctcagagtccacactttgataacatcatgtagtgcagaccttagggaatCTTGACACGAATCAAGGAGGGCGTGCCGgagttgtattttgggacagactcgagtgTCATGccagaaataggaagagaagttgctcATCAatgtgaactcctcccatccATCTTCTGATtactctttcgcaaggacttctgggttggtaaagtgggTGAAGCCTGAAGCAGTGCGAGCTTCGCCAAAGACTGCATCAAGGGTGCAGAGGGGGTGCTGATGAGCAGATGGGACAcccactgcaaaaaatgattttcaagaaaaaaaattcttagtatttttgtcttgttttcagtaaaaatatcaaaaaattcttaaattaagatgctttttattgatgagcatataaaataagtctagtttttagaccagaaATTTGGGGGTTAgaaaaaacactaaattcaagaaaaatttgcttaccccattggcagattttttttgcttgtcactcacttaaattttatatttctggtctaaaactagacttattttcttgggtagttttgctcatcaagaaaaagcatcttattttaagaatttttagattttttttgaaaacaagacaaaaatactaagaattttttttcttaaatcattttttgcagtgaatggACTTGTGGACTAAGCAAGCACACGCAGTTTAAGGCCACAAGatgaaagtccacatgaagtgtgccatttgggatagggccggagtcgtattttgagacagactcgagcatcacaccggaaataggaaAAGAAGTTGCCCATCTGTGATGAattgcgccatttgggacagggccacaGTTGAAGAGGCAGCTTTCCggtgagtgggcgtggtttttgGTTGGACACACCCCCACAGCTCGAGAGAAGAGAATGCTGAATATTTTTTCAAGattttgataaatatattaTCTACTTCCTGTTTTtcatcattcaaatttggttgggtggttaataataaaaaaaatgtctgtggtgtgacaaactcagAACACATATCTGACTTTAAAGTcgaaatgaaattgaaatgaaaaactgttatttgttttgtaataatgtagcctagaaatctagacgcaccctagcggccgcaaaatatatttgctgccagggtttagtctaggcactcacaatacacttaaccggtccaaaaaccaaaatttggtcaggccaatcacatcgtgtgtagcgtctgtggggcgggcttaa from Paramisgurnus dabryanus chromosome 6, PD_genome_1.1, whole genome shotgun sequence encodes the following:
- the LOC135749012 gene encoding uncharacterized protein; this encodes MATTSPSTVKDCYLCSSALKDPVVLRCCHSLCKSCLQSYWELNKTLGCPVCLRETHCSVLLHHLSRSHFSDDSKIKPNARKAESKRDPVEKDLSKIMKTEGSIKTEEDISTVVQMVIKYESVEKIQHGHKMKDITCLKREQSSETRDKEEEDTDVMLHDIIPSTSSMQMGQIKSEVKPHLPSTTTPKSLRSNLCTKCCKSFKRKSDLRVHEKVHALKKPHQCPTCGSSYVDKHELTLHMRLHTGEKLFNCSYCNKKFIRKSALGYHLRGHTGEKPFCCSQCGKGFSRRSSLKTHLRLHGGNLPHQCDHCGKLFNTAAAMRNHKVTHTGEKPFSCPQCDKKFTLKVELETHLNSHSGIKPFSCSVCGKSFLRKHERNTHLLIHKDNRPFHCTDCERTFKRMTHLTSHMKIHSSDTPYKCTYCSKSFKHPNSLKLHERIHTGEKPYTCEQCGKRFHSSGDCTKHQLVHSEEKRYKCSKCDKRFRYRSSMTIHQVTHSEDKPFYCENCGKCFARLANLKLHKLIHTDERRHKCSLCGLGFNTSSTLKSHQLTHSSKFPIHCSTCGKTFTRQDTYKNHQDIHAGIKVHKCSECGKCLSSESSLKVHMQQHSEKKMYHCTECEKSFTSVSYMLKHQKMAHTDEKPYVCSKCGDCFNTQGKLVTHQQQHSGMTEHVCSHCGKMFGSRGTLGRHEKIHSEHRPHKCSECGKGFIRIDHLKLHQRIHSGSEQ